TTTCCGGGTCGTTTTCAAGGAGCCGCGCGCGTTTCATGAATATGAGTTGCTGAAACTGAGCCCGGCCTCTGAATTCGAAAGCTCGCTCATCGGTGTCCGTCAGGATCCGGCGGGAGACCTGCGGATGTGGGGCTTGATCAACTCAGGAACCCGCTGGACACAGGTCTTCCAAGGAGGCAGCAAGCCCGTCATTCCCATGCCGGATTCCTTGGTCCTGGATATTACCGGGCCGGGGAGCCTGAGAGCCTACCGCGGGTCGCACATCCTCGCGCAATTGAGCGCGGGGCGCATCACGATGCCCAATATGAATGTTCTGCGCTCCCGCTGGTTGAAGCATCGGATGAATGAATTCGAAAGCGAAACCATGGCGATGCATGCCAGAAACAGGGCCGCCGCGAAGGAGCCCAGGGCAATTGTCCATGAGGATTTCCTGTCAAGACTTTATACGCAGGTTGTCAAGCGGATCATCAGCAGCATCCGCATGATGAAGCATGGAGGGACCATCATTGTTTTTCCCCGCAGCCTGGTTGAGGAGATCACCTCTCCCAATCCACATGTTTTCATCAAGAATGTATTTCGGGACGAGGAGGCCGTGCGACGGCTGCGCCAACTGACGATCGGCATCATGAACGAACTCGCGAGGCACTGCGGGGATTCCGGAGCCCCCGGAAAAACCGTCGGTTGGCGCGAGTATGTCGAGGCATCCAGCAAAACACTAATGGAACTTGACGAGTCCGTTTTTGAATTCGCGCGATTCGTGGCCAACCTGGCGGCTGTCGACGGGGCGGTCGTTGTGACCAAGAGTCTTGATCTCGTCGGCTTTGGGGGGGTGATCAAGGGCACCTTGGGCAAGGAAGACATCATTGCACGTGCCAGGGACGCAGAAGCAGACCAGAGAGTGCATGAGCGGCCCGAAGGCGTCGGAACCCGTCATCTTTCGGCCTATTATCTCTGCAAAGCGCTGCCGGAGGCTCTTGCTATCGTGATATCCCAGGACGGCAATGCGAAACTGGTCCGGTGGATGGACGGATTTGTCACCTATTGGGATTTTCTGCCCCTGAGCATTGAGGATGAACAACCCTTTTGAAAGGAACAAATCATGAACAAGCAGCCGAAGAACGCACCGTCAGTCGAGAACTGGCGCCTGGCGGAAGACCTCTGTGAGGCGGGACTCGTCGATACCGTTTACCGGGACCTCTATGTGCAGCGGGCCCGGGACTTTCTGGCGCCGGTCCTGAACCAGGCCGAATTCGCCGAATTGCAGCGCTTGGGAACCGAAGCGGCGAACCTGCCGAATCGTATTTCCCTTGCCATGGAGCAGGCCAACTGGGAAAAGGTCAAGACTTTTAGCTCCCAGATGGCGAATTTGAAGCGGACCCTCGCGGAAAAAGACCACTTGCGGCAAATCGGAGAAAAAACCTACTTCCTGGGGGAGCTTCCTTTAGACCCCTTCTCACCTGGGCTCCAGGGCATGGCCAAGGGAGGCGATTCTCGACCGTTGTTGCATCAAGCGTTGGCCCGATTGGAGCGGTTGCAAAAAGCCGATGCGGACTGGCAGGAATTTTATGCGGTCCGCCGCAATGCCTTGGCCGCCCTCGGGGGACATCTGTCGCAAATGCAGGAGGTGACCGATGCGAGGGGGTCGCGCGTCGGCGGCGCTCAGCTCAAGCAGAATGCCTTCGAAGCGTTGAAAAGCGGGGATTTTGTCAAGCTGGAGAAAATGGCCGCGATGCTCGGGCAGGAAGAACAGGGCCCCACAATGACAGTGTCCGGCCTCTCTTCGGAATTCACCGCAAACCTCCCGGATCTCACCTTCGAATTCCCGCCGGAAATGATGAGCCGGGCCCGCGACCTCGGGCTTGCTCCGATGCGGATGGAATCCGGCAGCCGGGTTCTCAATCTCTCAGCCGAGGAACTTGCGCCCCTCTATCGTCATCTCTGGAACCCGTCCTTCACCGACGAGATCGGCCGCGAGGAAGCGGGCGGGAGGCAGAAGGACATCCCCCTTCCGTCCCATGCGCCCACCGGTCTTCGGGATCTCGTGGAGATGTACACATTGCACCCCTTCGTCAATTCAGGGGGAGCCCGTTTCGTACCCGTCCTCGCCGAGGAGGACTTGCTGGTGGAGGACTTCGACGAACCGGACCCCGGCACCGAGCCTCCGCCTTCCGCGCTTCTTTCGGCCTTGGGCTTCGACCATCGCCGGGGACTTAGCCGGATTCGCCTTGAAAAGGCCCTGATCGAGCGCGGCAACGGCATTGTCAAAGACCTTGGTCTGGATCCGCGCCGCTTCCGGCTGGTCTGTATTCCCCCCGACGTCTTCGGGCGGATCGGGCGTCGGCAGGGCTGGGGACAAAAGCCTCTCTGGACCCATTTCGACGGCTACCTGGTGAGGCGCGCCGGAAAACTCCAGGCTCTGGCCGGAGGGGATGTGCGTTTCGGCGGTCTTTTCGACCTGGTGGGGATCAGCCGGGACTACGACTCCGACCGGATCATCGCCCGGTTCGCGGTGGTGCAGCGGCGGCGCATGGAGGCCGTCGGCGGCTGATGAAAAACGCCCATCTGCGGCGTTGTCCTCACCCT
The genomic region above belongs to Geoalkalibacter sp. and contains:
- a CDS encoding putative sensor domain DACNV-containing protein, translating into MKHFYPQHFSDEIRKHWGTVPEVAWERCHKLPAREILQDLISICYQVSMMSEELRLQRFRVAVCDPSDFPPEIGPPYGFFRVVFKEPRAFHEYELLKLSPASEFESSLIGVRQDPAGDLRMWGLINSGTRWTQVFQGGSKPVIPMPDSLVLDITGPGSLRAYRGSHILAQLSAGRITMPNMNVLRSRWLKHRMNEFESETMAMHARNRAAAKEPRAIVHEDFLSRLYTQVVKRIISSIRMMKHGGTIIVFPRSLVEEITSPNPHVFIKNVFRDEEAVRRLRQLTIGIMNELARHCGDSGAPGKTVGWREYVEASSKTLMELDESVFEFARFVANLAAVDGAVVVTKSLDLVGFGGVIKGTLGKEDIIARARDAEADQRVHERPEGVGTRHLSAYYLCKALPEALAIVISQDGNAKLVRWMDGFVTYWDFLPLSIEDEQPF